A stretch of the bacterium genome encodes the following:
- a CDS encoding cytochrome-c peroxidase, with translation MSRSLVVLTVVAVALAAAPAAPGTAETEETSTLGWTAQAASWRDELPKKVRNGNYYDRGRPDPTKVELGRLLFFDKILSGNRNISCATCHHPLAATGDGLSLSVGEGGRGLGVGRDTGKGKKAIHERVPRNAPPVFNLGAKQFRRMFHDGRVERKKSAPFGMRTPAGADQPAGLENVLAAQAMFPVTSGTEMAGQAGENEVADAAGAGNLPWVWELLAERLRAIPVYVDLFVEVFDDVSTAADISYVHAANAIAAFEAKAWRADNSPFDRYLRGDKGAMSRAARRGMKLFYGRLDCVLCHSGKFQTDHDFHAIGMPQIGPGKGDGFDGREDFGRERVTGRAGQRYMFRTP, from the coding sequence ATGTCTAGGTCCTTGGTCGTTCTGACTGTCGTGGCGGTCGCGTTGGCCGCGGCTCCCGCGGCTCCCGGCACGGCAGAGACAGAAGAGACAAGCACGCTCGGATGGACGGCACAGGCCGCGAGTTGGCGCGATGAGTTGCCGAAGAAGGTTCGAAACGGTAACTACTACGATCGAGGTCGTCCCGATCCGACCAAGGTGGAGCTCGGCAGGCTTCTTTTCTTCGACAAGATCCTATCGGGCAACAGGAACATCTCCTGCGCGACGTGCCACCACCCACTCGCGGCGACCGGTGACGGCCTGTCGCTGTCGGTAGGCGAGGGCGGCCGCGGCCTCGGGGTCGGTCGCGATACCGGCAAAGGCAAGAAAGCGATTCATGAGCGCGTGCCGCGCAATGCCCCGCCGGTCTTCAACCTCGGCGCGAAACAATTCCGCCGCATGTTCCATGACGGCCGGGTGGAGCGCAAGAAGAGTGCACCGTTCGGCATGCGCACGCCCGCCGGCGCGGATCAACCGGCCGGACTCGAGAACGTTCTTGCCGCGCAAGCCATGTTCCCGGTCACCTCGGGGACCGAGATGGCGGGACAGGCCGGCGAGAACGAAGTTGCCGACGCGGCCGGGGCCGGCAATCTTCCCTGGGTCTGGGAGCTCCTTGCCGAGCGGCTGCGGGCCATCCCGGTTTACGTCGATCTGTTTGTCGAAGTCTTCGATGACGTCAGTACGGCGGCGGATATCAGCTACGTCCACGCGGCCAACGCGATCGCGGCTTTCGAGGCCAAAGCGTGGAGGGCCGACAACAGTCCCTTCGATCGCTACCTGCGCGGCGACAAAGGCGCCATGAGCCGGGCCGCGCGCCGCGGCATGAAGCTCTTCTACGGCAGGCTCGACTGTGTCTTGTGTCACTCCGGGAAGTTTCAGACCGATCATGACTTTCACGCCATCGGCATGCCCCAGATCGGTCCCGGCAAGGGCGATGGATTCGACGGACGCGAAGACTTCGGCCGCGAGCGCGTGACCGGCAGAGCCGGTCAGCGGTACATGTTCCGGACGCCG